A single region of the Acidimicrobiales bacterium genome encodes:
- a CDS encoding FtsX-like permease family protein, with protein sequence MTVRVLRAVVAVLVVVGLVAVGALPVAVLVLSLPFLVVLARRPVLRRLAVRNAVRRPREAMLVLLGSLLGTAIITGSFVVGDTLDASLRRSAYTQLGPVDMIVPVAGAAAGREVEASLRSLPDDAVDGLLTIVTTDAAVASGDQPPVAEPSTAVLEVDFDAARRFGGDAEATGIDGPTPTGDEAVIGADLARTLDAEVGESVTAYLYGTEVPLRVVRVLPRLGIAGIHLGFGSESPNLFVAPGTLERLSAGAPGPARPPTALVTVSNEGGVIEGAERSAEVERAVTSALAGRAAAVRPVKQDLLKLAEQSGEQFTQLFTSIGFFSVIAGVLLLVNIFVMLSEERKTELGMLRAVGLRRSGLVGSFSLEGWMYALASAALGTIAGLGVGRLITVVARGIFGQGEFSLELHYAASLASVQTGFTIGFVISLLTVLGTSLRIARLNVIRAIRDLPEPEDGRRRRVLGTVVAAVAVAGGAALTAMGVAGDNPFAVLIGPALAGAGVVRLLRHLVPRRPVVSLVSVVLVTWAVAAFEVVPDAFQDADIVIFVVQGLILTFSAVALVSANQDAIGAAVRRVGGGSSSMSLRLGLAYPLARRFRTAMTLGMYALVVFTLTFITVFSHLFEGQVDDFTRKVSGGFALRVDSNGSNPVPPDAVRSLPGVRAVAEQATLNAQFRARLTDDEFIDWPVAAFDEAYVRTGPTALEERDPKYADDAAAYRAVLADPNLIVVSEFFLQDGGGPPERSLEPGETVEMRDPLTGRSRTLTVAASAESGFGNLLGYVSRPALAEVFGSSVTTNLLLVAVEGGVDPVALSASINGRFLANGAEAKAFREIVNENLSQQQQFFRLMQGYLALGLVVGIAGLGVVMVRAVRERRRQVGVLRSLGFPAAAVRRAFLLESAFVAFEGIAIGVVLANIVAWRLVGSDAFGAELPFSVPVAQLAFLVLATFAASLLATVAPAQQASKIRPAVALRITD encoded by the coding sequence ATGACCGTGCGCGTGCTGCGCGCCGTCGTTGCTGTGCTGGTCGTCGTCGGCTTGGTCGCCGTCGGTGCCTTGCCGGTGGCCGTGCTGGTGCTGTCGTTGCCGTTCCTCGTCGTGCTGGCCCGTCGCCCGGTGCTGCGGCGGCTCGCGGTGCGCAACGCCGTGCGCCGGCCCCGAGAAGCGATGCTCGTCCTGTTGGGGTCGCTGCTCGGCACCGCCATCATCACCGGCTCGTTCGTGGTGGGCGACACCCTCGACGCCTCGTTGCGCCGCTCCGCCTATACGCAACTGGGGCCGGTCGACATGATCGTGCCGGTGGCGGGGGCCGCCGCCGGTCGAGAAGTCGAGGCCTCGTTGCGTTCGCTCCCCGACGACGCCGTCGACGGGCTCCTGACGATCGTCACCACCGACGCCGCGGTGGCGTCGGGCGACCAGCCGCCGGTGGCAGAGCCCTCGACGGCCGTGCTGGAAGTCGACTTCGATGCGGCCCGCCGTTTCGGGGGCGACGCCGAGGCCACCGGCATCGACGGCCCGACGCCCACAGGCGACGAAGCGGTGATCGGGGCCGACCTGGCCCGCACCCTCGACGCCGAGGTGGGCGAGTCGGTCACCGCCTACCTCTACGGCACCGAGGTACCCCTGCGGGTCGTGCGGGTGCTGCCTCGCCTCGGCATTGCCGGCATCCACCTCGGCTTCGGGAGCGAGTCGCCCAACCTCTTCGTGGCGCCGGGCACCTTGGAGCGGCTGTCGGCCGGCGCACCGGGGCCGGCCCGGCCCCCGACCGCACTGGTCACCGTGTCGAACGAGGGCGGCGTCATCGAGGGCGCCGAGCGCAGCGCCGAGGTCGAGCGGGCCGTCACCTCGGCCCTGGCCGGCCGCGCCGCCGCGGTGCGCCCGGTGAAGCAGGACCTGCTCAAGCTGGCCGAACAGAGCGGCGAGCAGTTCACCCAGCTGTTCACGTCGATCGGCTTCTTCAGCGTGATCGCGGGCGTGCTCCTCCTGGTGAACATCTTCGTGATGCTGTCGGAGGAGCGGAAGACCGAGCTCGGCATGCTGCGTGCCGTCGGCCTGCGCCGGTCGGGCCTGGTGGGCTCGTTCTCCCTCGAAGGGTGGATGTACGCCTTGGCGTCGGCCGCCCTCGGCACCATCGCGGGCTTGGGTGTCGGGCGCCTCATCACCGTGGTGGCGCGGGGCATCTTCGGCCAAGGCGAGTTCTCCTTGGAACTGCACTACGCGGCGTCGTTGGCGAGCGTGCAGACGGGCTTCACCATCGGCTTCGTCATCTCGCTGCTGACGGTGCTGGGCACGTCGTTGCGCATCGCCCGGCTCAACGTCATCCGGGCCATCCGCGACCTGCCCGAGCCCGAGGACGGGCGGCGCCGGCGGGTGTTGGGCACGGTCGTGGCCGCGGTTGCGGTGGCGGGCGGCGCGGCCTTGACGGCGATGGGCGTGGCAGGCGACAACCCGTTCGCCGTGCTGATCGGCCCGGCCCTGGCGGGGGCGGGCGTGGTGCGGTTGCTGCGCCACCTCGTGCCGCGGCGCCCGGTGGTGTCGCTGGTATCGGTCGTGCTCGTCACCTGGGCGGTGGCCGCCTTCGAAGTCGTGCCCGACGCCTTCCAAGACGCCGACATCGTCATCTTCGTGGTGCAGGGCCTGATCCTGACCTTCTCGGCCGTGGCCTTGGTGTCGGCCAACCAGGACGCCATCGGCGCCGCCGTGCGCCGGGTCGGTGGGGGCTCGTCGTCGATGTCGCTGCGGCTCGGACTGGCCTACCCGTTGGCCCGGCGTTTCCGCACCGCCATGACCCTCGGCATGTACGCGCTGGTCGTGTTCACCCTCACCTTCATCACCGTGTTCAGCCACCTGTTCGAAGGCCAGGTCGACGACTTCACCCGCAAGGTCAGCGGGGGCTTCGCCCTGCGGGTCGACTCCAACGGGAGCAACCCGGTGCCGCCCGATGCCGTGCGGTCGCTGCCCGGCGTGCGGGCCGTGGCCGAGCAGGCGACGCTGAACGCCCAGTTCCGGGCCCGGCTCACCGACGACGAGTTCATCGACTGGCCGGTGGCGGCTTTCGACGAGGCGTATGTGCGCACCGGGCCGACGGCGCTGGAGGAGCGCGACCCGAAGTACGCCGACGACGCCGCCGCCTACCGGGCGGTGTTGGCCGACCCCAACCTCATCGTCGTCAGCGAGTTCTTCCTGCAGGACGGGGGTGGCCCGCCGGAGCGGTCGCTGGAGCCGGGCGAGACGGTGGAGATGCGCGATCCGCTGACGGGGCGGTCGCGCACGTTGACGGTGGCGGCCTCGGCGGAGTCGGGCTTCGGCAACCTGCTGGGGTATGTGTCGCGCCCCGCCCTTGCCGAGGTCTTCGGCTCGTCGGTGACGACCAACCTGTTGCTGGTGGCCGTCGAAGGCGGCGTCGACCCGGTGGCGTTGTCCGCCTCGATCAACGGGCGCTTCCTGGCCAACGGGGCCGAGGCCAAGGCGTTCCGGGAGATCGTGAACGAGAACCTGTCGCAGCAGCAGCAGTTCTTCCGGCTCATGCAGGGCTACCTGGCGCTGGGGTTGGTGGTCGGCATCGCCGGGCTCGGGGTGGTCATGGTGCGGGCCGTGCGGGAGCGGCGGCGGCAGGTGGGCGTGTTGCGCTCGCTCGGCTTCCCCGCCGCCGCAGTGCGCCGGGCGTTCCTGTTGGAGTCTGCCTTCGTGGCCTTCGAGGGCATCGCCATCGGCGTGGTGCTGGCCAACATCGTGGCCTGGCGCCTAGTGGGCAGCGACGCCTTCGGCGCCGAGTTGCCGTTCAGCGTCCCGGTGGCGCAGCTGGCGTTCCTGGTGCTGGCCACCTTCGCCGCGTCGCTGTTGGCCACGGTGGCCCCGGCGCAACAAGCGTCGAAGATCCGTCCCGCCGTCGCCCTCCGAATCACCGACTGA
- a CDS encoding ABC transporter ATP-binding protein: MNAPAPILTATAVSKTYRTGAESVDALKDIDLTVQPGEFVAVMGPSGSGKTTLLNCLSGLDDIDGGTVVIDGESIHEMSDARRTKHRASAMGFIFQAFNLIPVFTATENVELPLLLAGADAKVARRAAQETLERVGLGHRLNHRPTELSGGEQQRVTVARALAGRPRIVWADEPTGNLDSETAGQVMDLLRELHAEGLTVMLVTHDDDIGGSAERRIVVRDGAVIADERLR, from the coding sequence GTGAATGCGCCTGCGCCGATCCTGACGGCCACTGCCGTAAGCAAGACGTACCGCACGGGAGCGGAGTCGGTCGACGCCCTCAAGGACATCGACCTCACCGTCCAGCCCGGAGAGTTCGTGGCGGTGATGGGCCCGTCGGGGTCGGGGAAGACGACCTTGTTGAACTGCCTGTCGGGGCTCGACGACATCGACGGGGGCACCGTCGTCATCGACGGCGAGTCGATCCACGAGATGAGCGATGCCCGCCGCACCAAGCACCGGGCTTCGGCCATGGGCTTCATCTTCCAGGCCTTCAACCTCATCCCCGTCTTCACCGCCACCGAGAACGTGGAGCTGCCGCTGCTGCTGGCGGGCGCCGACGCCAAGGTGGCCCGGCGGGCCGCGCAGGAGACGCTCGAACGGGTCGGCCTCGGCCACCGCTTGAACCACCGGCCCACCGAGCTGTCGGGCGGCGAGCAGCAGCGGGTGACGGTGGCCCGGGCCTTGGCCGGCCGCCCTCGCATCGTGTGGGCCGACGAGCCCACCGGCAACCTCGACTCCGAGACGGCGGGCCAGGTGATGGACCTGTTGCGCGAGCTGCACGCCGAGGGGCTCACGGTGATGCTGGTCACCCACGACGACGACATCGGCGGGTCGGCCGAGCGCCGCATCGTCGTGCGCGACGGCGCCGTCATCGCCGACGAGCGACTGCGATGA
- a CDS encoding phosphatase PAP2 family protein has translation MGNGVSNARSRYSQRAALLLVAAVLVAVPFFTLLFQVVAEGPLTRLDGRLADRLNDAVHANAVALAVLRVVTVFGSTPVLALVVIAAVWFVVSRGRHRLGTFLVVTTVGGALLNSVVKLAVARPRPVVDHVVATAFGKSFPSGHAMSSTVVYGAVLVALLPMVPPRRRRFVVAAAVVVVLAVGTSRLLLGVHFLSDVVGGYVLGLAWLVGSVALFEAWRTEEGRRASNPVTEGVEPEAGPALRGD, from the coding sequence ATGGGGAACGGTGTATCCAACGCACGATCGAGGTACTCGCAGCGGGCGGCGCTCCTCCTCGTCGCTGCCGTGCTGGTGGCCGTCCCCTTCTTCACGCTGTTGTTCCAGGTCGTCGCCGAAGGGCCGCTCACCCGCCTCGACGGCCGCCTCGCCGACCGGCTCAACGACGCCGTGCACGCCAACGCAGTGGCCCTTGCTGTGCTCCGGGTCGTCACGGTGTTCGGCTCGACGCCGGTGTTGGCGTTGGTGGTCATCGCCGCAGTCTGGTTCGTGGTTTCTCGCGGGCGGCACCGGCTCGGCACGTTCCTCGTCGTCACCACCGTCGGCGGCGCGCTGCTCAACAGCGTGGTGAAGCTGGCCGTGGCCCGTCCTCGTCCTGTCGTCGACCACGTGGTGGCCACAGCGTTCGGCAAGAGCTTCCCGTCGGGCCACGCCATGTCGTCGACCGTCGTATACGGCGCCGTCCTCGTGGCGCTGTTGCCCATGGTGCCGCCGCGTCGCCGGCGCTTCGTCGTCGCCGCGGCGGTCGTCGTGGTGCTGGCGGTCGGCACATCGCGCCTCCTGCTCGGCGTGCACTTCCTGTCCGACGTGGTCGGTGGCTACGTGCTCGGCTTGGCGTGGCTCGTGGGCAGCGTCGCCCTGTTCGAGGCGTGGCGCACCGAGGAAGGACGCCGCGCCTCCAACCCGGTGACCGAAGGCGTCGAACCCGAAGCAGGCCCCGCCCTGCGCGGCGATTGA
- a CDS encoding VTT domain-containing protein translates to MSTQVRGGFRRALLGLVALRTVLGIVAIPLAPALYGEHFVVLVLLRPTKEVLLAAGFLIRQGHVSLVPVLAAAVPLALLGVWLVYAVGRAYAKELQDADMPAWSRRLLPPDRINAMCRVLDRRGRLVIVLGRIAAFPSSALAAGAGASEMPPRRFLPADALGAVLSVAEVMAAGYFLGAAYKEAGPWVSVVGFLVLAGLLVLLGRRLQQEESST, encoded by the coding sequence TTGAGCACGCAAGTCCGCGGCGGCTTCCGGCGCGCCCTGTTGGGCCTCGTCGCCCTGCGCACCGTGCTCGGCATCGTCGCCATCCCGCTGGCGCCCGCGCTGTACGGCGAACACTTCGTGGTGCTCGTGCTGCTGCGGCCGACCAAGGAGGTCTTGCTTGCCGCGGGCTTCCTCATCCGCCAAGGCCATGTGTCGCTGGTGCCCGTACTGGCCGCCGCCGTGCCGCTGGCCCTGCTAGGGGTGTGGCTGGTCTACGCCGTCGGGCGCGCCTATGCCAAAGAGCTACAGGACGCCGACATGCCCGCGTGGAGCCGCCGCCTCCTGCCGCCCGACCGGATCAACGCCATGTGCCGGGTGCTCGACCGACGAGGCCGCCTCGTCATCGTGCTGGGGCGCATCGCCGCCTTCCCGTCCTCGGCGCTGGCCGCGGGGGCGGGTGCGTCGGAGATGCCACCCCGGCGGTTCCTGCCCGCCGACGCCCTCGGCGCCGTGCTCTCGGTGGCCGAGGTGATGGCGGCCGGTTACTTCCTCGGCGCCGCCTACAAGGAGGCCGGCCCGTGGGTGTCGGTCGTCGGCTTCCTCGTCCTGGCCGGCCTGCTCGTCCTCCTC